CTCAACTATATGCCATCTTTCTGGTAAACTACTTCACAAAATGACAACCAGATAACCTTTATGCCCCTGCCTGAACCAAGTTTCCATCACTCCTTTGCTAACAGAGAGAGATGACAGCCTTGACATCTCTAAAATGCTGCCCTTTATTTGGTTAATTATGTGGAGAGTTGCTTTCGACACTTCAATTTCTTCTCTTATATGCATGGTTAAAGTAATTAATGATAGAATTTTTGCCTTAGTTCATGTCAATTTATCTGGTGTGATTATTAGACTCAAGAGACAGTTCTATCTCTCATGCAGATTGATGTGCTTGAGGTAGATGGGGTTTATTACGGTATGTcttctttttgattttttgcCTAAGCTAATAGTCTATTCATTGCGATCTATTTCAACCCGTACTTGATTTTAGTAACTACTAAGAATTTAAATAATGTCTCTTGTTATATCCAGGGTTTTCTGGTTGTCATCGCTATGAAGCTCATCAGCAACTTGGCCTCCCAACTATTCGTTGCAAAATTCGTCGAGGAACAAAAGAAACTTTGAGGTTCCTCCCCTTTCTCTCCAGTCATGCAACTTTTTTCTGTATCTCCTATTATAGGTGTATCATTCTATTGAGTTTACCTTTCGGCTTTCATTGCTTTTAGTTCTCTCCACTTAGTGATATCATCTTTGCAGGCACCATCTTCGATAAAATCCACTAAATCACTCTAAATGTGAGATGCATGATAATGGATCGTCCTCCCATATTGATGATTTGTATTTAATGTAAATGTATACAAGATTTGCCAATGTTGTGGTGTTCAGTACCTAAACTTTGGAGTTTTACATTATCTTGGTTGATAATgcaaagaaaataatgattaatGGCTTTATAAATTGCTATACAAATCCCAGTATCCCAAAGCAATATTGCGTAATTGTTGTCTTGCTTTCTTTgagattcttttctttttttcggTTTCTCGTTCTTCCGCTCTGTTCTGGCCtactatttggaaaaaaaagaatgCCTTATTTTCTTTCATGGTATGCAAAACTTCAAATAAGGGTTCAACTGACATgggaattttaattaaaagagacTTTTAAGTTATCCATTTGAGGATATGGgacacaagttttaaaaattgggtAAAAGGGACCTCTAGTATAATTTAGGTATTAATGGGTTAtgctaatttaaaaaagaatatttttattcaCCCTAAAATTTTGCTATTTACAAACAGGCCCAACATATAAGAGGGTTGTTTAGCCAAAAGGGCAACAAacaattttcagaaaatttgCTCATTTTTTCAGCgggagcagcagcagcagcagcagcttCCCACATTCATCTTCGTCTTCTtccatatctttttttttcaatctcaacacattCCAGCCTTCCAAACGCCGATGTTTAAACATTTGTCTAAACAACTAACAAATGTTTTCATATCTCGATCTCCAAAAcaattagcaaatattttcatatttcttcgAACAACTAactgatatttaaaatattctcattgttttaactaaagaatcataaaaaacacataaacaacttagggtagtttaaaatatcttctggttgtttgaactaaacaacttttggttgtttaaacaacttctgttgtttgaactaaacaacttaggattgtttaaatatcttctgattatttgaactaaacaacttttggttgtttaaacaacttctgttgtttgaactaaacaacttaggattgtttaaatatcttctgattatttgaactaaacaacttttggttgtttaaataatttttggttgtttaaacaacttctgttatttgaactaaacaacttagggttgtttaaacaGCATCTCTTGGTTGCTTGAACAACTCCTAtttatataaacaacatattctctcttctcttctcttttcatcaatttttttttataattttcacaatcaaattggagtaaagaaaaaaatgaggatGACAACATccgaagaagaaaaagatgaaaacacaaaaagtttggaaagaaaggaaaaaacgcagaagaaaaaaggcaaagaagttaaggaagaagaagatgaaagggAAAAGGAACAAGAGCGttcaaaaaaaatggagaaaagaaaagagaagagaggagggaaaaggagaatttaaaaaaatgaagagaatgaagaaaaagaaaagagaagagacaGAACAGATCATTTACAAAACATGAAGGAAATGAATAGATTTAGGGTTTTTATTATaagttttgatattttaattttttactctaaatttataaatatttcaaatcaaTCCCAATTCTTAATAATTAACccctaattaaatatttttaacaaaaaaaaaaaaaaaaaaatacaaatcccTTATCCTTTATTCAACTCTCAAACATCCCTTTTAGCTAATTTTCTCAACTGACATATTGCACTTCTTCAAAAGGATTATGAATCACCACACCATGTTGGTTTGGTTGGAGTTGAGTGCATCGATCAATGTAGAAGCAGAGGCTGGATATAGGAGTCTTTTTATTCTtgctatcttcttttccttcattttCATTTATAGAGCATAATAGTCGAGAAACGTGAAGgagagccttggagtaactgataaagttgttgtcatgtgatcaggaggtcacgaGTTCAATCCTTGAAAAtagcctctgacagaaatgcaaagtaaggctgcgtacaatatacccttgtggtcagacccttccccggaccccgcgcatagcgggagctttagtgcaccggactgccctttaaTAGTCGAGAAACGTAGACTTCtcttgtgagatttcactgggtgTATTGATGTCGTAATAGTCGAGGAAGGTAATTGTGCCAAGGCAAAGACTCGTGCAACGACTGAAACATAGAACTCGAGTAGGGCTACATGGGAAGGACTGGGATTACATTATTTAGTGATGTCTCTCCAAGTTCATCACACAACAAATGCCAATTGAGAAATTTCAAAATTAGCTTCTCACAGCCTGATGATTTGTCTCTCATGTAGATCTAACCGTCGAGgaataaatagaggaattttATGTTTAGATACACCAAAATTTGTATGAACATCGTAGACAGTCCACTACTGACTAATAATAGACAGAGAGAAAGAAATTTACATATTTCAAAAGTTCAGTATTTTGTCACTTGTAAGATATAGGACCAGACCTAGACATTGCAAACCTTGGCAATGGACTGGGACCTGTGCTTGCTGATGTTGAGCTTTCCACGTGTTTTAATTTGCGAGTTGCACTGTATTCCAACGGTCCAGAACACCTAATGTTCCGAGGCTTATTTTCAATGCTTCCACTTTCTGTATCATATAGGTGATCCTGGGCATGGCTTGAGGATGGCTTGAAATAACCTGATTCATTAGAATTTGACTGAGGAGTGGAATCACTGCGATGCTGCCTCATTGCAGGGGATGAATGTGCCAGAGATACAGCTGGTGAATGACGAGGTGAATCACTAAGTAATGCCAGTGGCGCAGGAGATGAACTTCCATAGTACTGGCTGTATATTGAGCGGATAATGGAGTAAGGAACATACGCATCCAGCGTGCTTCTTGGTAGGTAAGGGGAGATCTCACAAAACTGGTCCAGGAAAATGAGCTTCGACACAAGATGAGACCTGCGCAGAAGATGTATACACGCTTTTCAGATTATTTAACATTATAAAACAGATTAGAGATCTACCCATCTTAGTGTCTGAGGTTACATGATCAATTGGCAATTAATATAGGGTTGTCTCTTTTGTGCTCCTCAAATTTAGCCAAAACAGAAAATCTAGTTTTAACCAATGGCCAATAAATTACCAATGGAGGTGTGGGACGACTAAATTAGCCATCGattcatttttcaatttttgttcAGGCCATCGATATGATTAAATCAGCATGTGTTTCTAATACTGGAGTGAACAAAAAAGATGTAATCGAAGGACTGCCGTTGTAGTTTAATAGCAATAGCAAGAAAACTATGAGGTAAGTAAACTCGTTGTGTCCACCACATGAAACATAATTCACTCTCTAGATTTCAATTTAAATGACTAACTATTTTGGGACGTTCCAAATGTTTGGCACCAGTCCATTTTTATCCAACTTCACATTTACTCAAAGTTTTGTATTCTTTATCAAACTAAGTTTTCAACCATTCCGCTAATGTAATAAGCTAGTCAAAATGAAAATCTTAAAGATTGCCCAATACAGCACAAATATATAAACTGAAACAGAGGAAGTATCTCCAATATTCAGAATTTTTCGAGCAACTTTATGTAGATACTTTAGAAACATGAATATACCTGGTATTCTCACTCCAAGAGTCTAGAATAATTCCAGATGAGAACTTCACAAAGAGCTGCATTGTGGATTTTATGTTTGTCTCAACTGTTATTTGGTTGTGTGTTTCAGGATCCAATGTCTCGCCGACATGGCCATTTGAAAAGGATTGTTTCATGTGATGCTCCCTTTCAAGTCTAACAAATTCACTTCCTGCAATTACTGCAGAAATGCACCTGCCAAAAGAAAACCAACCACATTACAGAAAGACAATAATGATCAATTAGAAAGACAACGCACTTGTGAAATATTTTTAAGCATACTTCAtcagaaaaagaagaataatggTTTTTAAGCATGCTCTTGCATTGCCCAGTACTTGTCACATGATGATCTACCTTGCCATCCATGAATGGATTTTCAAGAAACAACTGTTAGTTAACTTTGATATAGGCATAAAACTAGATTTTACCACATATGTCAGACTTTAGACAGTTATACTTCGTTTTTCTTTCTCGACTCCAAGAGAACCCAAATCAAATTACTTTTTGAAACAGAAAAAGGTCAGTTGCATATAACTATTCTCCACCTGCTTACAGTAATAATGTAAACCAAGCAACCAAATGCAAAAGGTACATGATCATAAGACTGAAACCAGGGGGGTTAAGGATGCACAGcaaaaggagaaaagaaagaaaccaGCATCACAGAAAATCTGTCTAAAGATAGAGGAGTGTTGAAATTTACTTTAGTTACTGCAGTAACTAATAAGTTGCTTAAGTTTAggataatttgaattttaattttttattagataGATTAGTTTGTTGAGATATTTCAGAttgttttaaatttcaaattatatagattatgtattttatgttgGCTATTTAAAGCCCCTCAATACTTGATAAATTATTGAAAGCAGTTGAAAGCTATTCAATCCATTGAGAGTCATTTTTAACCCCCTTTTTTTGCAGCcccatcttttaaaaaaaccaaCAAGGAGCAAAGACTTTCTCATTACTTAACACAAACGAGATTTTAAGCAAGAACGAACCTTGCCAAGCAATAGATGTTGTTGCTGAAGCCCCCAGTGTCAACATTAAAGCCGCTACTATTCCATATATTTGATGTCATTAGAGTGGCAAACAAATAAGGCAACAAGCTCCAGGAAGCATCATTTGCACCTCCAACCTCTTCTAGTATGGATCTGACCCACTCAGCGTCATGGTCACTAGCTATATTAAAATTGTTTGCTACTCTTTTCAACCTTCTAATCTCCTTTTTCTCAGGTATTTCATCAGGTAAATGCTTAGCAGCTGCAGTCAGTAATGAATGTATCAATGGAGCACCTTCTTCAAGCACAGCTGTACCAGCTTCTGCAAGAAGGCGGTCAAAAGCAACAGCCTGTCCAGCCTGAATACAGAACCCAACCATAGTGTCCAAATCAACAATTTGCTTGATATTTGTGTCTCTATCTATTCGGTCACCACAATGCATGCTTCCAGCAACAGCCTCCAGATTATCTCGGTTTGCCCGTAATGATGTGTCAATACAGTTCAAGAGTGCAGCTGTGTGCTCTTTCATCATTCTGTCTAACCTGTCAACTCCATAACCACCAAAAACACGGACAAATGCTTTCAGTTCCCTGAGATCTGTCACTGACTCAGCAAAATATCCGCCAACTGGCCTCGTGCTCTTGAAGCATCTGTGCCGGGGCGCAAAGAGGATACCTGCACCCGATACATCCTTGACCACGTTTTCAATATACCAGTTACATACCGTTTCAGTGGCTGATCCTGTATGCTGCTCTGCAGCTTTCTCAAACAAGTGTAAAGATGAAACTGGACCACAGAATGTCTCCGTAAGTAATATCTCCCGGATACCTTGAGTCAGGTCCATGCTAATGTGTTGTTCTGCTAGATGGACAATAGCTGTATGTCTGCGTATCAATGATTCCAATACAGTAGGACGCTGAAGATCATTATCAGTTTTCAGAACAGCAAGCAGTCTCCTCCTGAAGTTCCCAAGGATACATTCTCTCATGTACTGCATTATAGATATTTTACAGAGGGTTAATAAAGATAACCTGAATCAAGTATACTTGGGCTCAGTTTATTAATCACGATGATTTCCTCATGGATATATAAACTTACCTGACCTTTTTCAAGAAACATATAGAACATAAAAACTTAAAATTGTTGCTTAGCATTTTATTTACGTTTTAATAAGAAGTAAAGTTGTCAACTCGTGGGGTCAAGTAATAAGGCTGAGCCAGAAGGGAAGGCCAATTAATCCTTCTTAATCAAGCAACATTATATTAAGAAGCCAAATATGAGACCTCAGCCTCAAcacaataaataatttgatttgactCACATTAGGAAACAGGAAAAGACTAGTCAACAAGGGAAGCCCTCCAAATATGTAATACAGAGTGCAATTAATAGGATCAAGTCTACATGCACCATTTCCCACAAAATCAGGGCAATCAGCATTGACAAAATAAAACATGTTGATTCATGTGGCCCTATTCCCTTTGTAGTTTGTTCCAGAAAAATGTCAGCTtcctatattttaaataattgacTTTAAACTTCCCATTTTATCATTAATGACATGATTTTATAACCAACAGAAAGTGTAGTGGCATGTTTAAAACCAGAAGTTCCGAAagtcttcctttttttcttagACAACATGACCaatgaaacggagggagtaaagAGAGAACAATGATCCAGGTGTCTCAGATAATCATTTCAAGGCGGAATGATGAGTGGCTTCTTACCTCCCTCAGAACAAAAACGTGGTTTAGAACACATATAGGCTCCATATCATTTAAAACTGAGCAAAGGTTGGTCAACCTCTGCATTGCAGCTTCTAACCTGTCATTACAAAGTACAAGGAAGTCAAGTGAGCAAAATTATGTGATAGATCATTGGGTAATCTAATGTAAGATTAATATGGCTCACATTTTTATGGAATTATCATTTTCAGGGTAGCTCTCATAGCCTGGTAAATGATAGCCCGACATGGCTCTTGGGGACTTCGCCGCAGGAGTAGAAATTCTGGAAGTCAAATTCATGAGATGTGCCGCCTGCTCTGGAAAAAGCTGATATTTCACTTGAATTAGTCTGGAAAACATAAAATCAGCAGTGTTTCCATGTGTTGAGAACATGATAAAGGATACTAACCTGCAACTCTAAAGAGCCAAATCCCCCTTCAGAGTCAAGAATATTTATCAACCCTTCCAGACCTCCCATGATAGATTCAATTAGGGATTCAACATAGAGAACCGCATCACGACCAATTTTAGTTACCTGCAATCAGCAAAGTAGCTATCAAATTGGTGTCTCTTCAACTCAAAAACATTTCAGATAGACATTTAACAAGTCAAGAATTGTATATTACTATATAATGTAAAATGACGGCACAGAACAATCTTTTGTATTCCCTGAGTCATTATTAAACAGAAAAAAGTTATGGCAGAAGAAAAGACAACTGAAACTACAAAAGATCACTCCCACATATAAGCAAGGTACAGTACAATTATGCTCCGGTATCACTTTCCAAGCGAAGAAAGAGACCCATCACGAATGATAGTTGAGAGAGAACAACCAAAACTATTAATGATGTTACAGAAGAGGGCCACTAAGAGTAGCTATCACCTGAAAGTCTCTTAGACCATAGGCCAGTTTAGAACCCTGAACGTCATAATCCCTTACCATCCATACATGAAAATGAACACATTGATGATGCTCGAAATAAGACCTGGGAGTATCCAGAGAAGTCGTGGGCAGTAAATAACTCAGGACATTCATGAGCATTAGTGATCTCTTCAAGGATCGACATGTTCACTCAAACACTTACTTTGAGAATGGGCACTCTAACCACTTAACACTTATTAAAATTCTCCTAGCTTTTCCTCCTCCTCTTTCGATCTTCATCAAATTAACTTCTTAAACACATGCTAAGAATGCCATCTACCATTAGATGTTAATGGCAGGTTCGAGAATTAAGGCTCAATGTATTGGGTTGAAGAGGGACAGAGACGTAGTTGTTGTATTAGGTTGAAGAGGTTGAGCAGAAACGTTAGGTTACAGAAGGTTAGCCTGAATCTAAACTCCTTCACTCACCTCCAACAATTTGATATCATTAGAATCATGTATGAAGAAAGTGAACGTAATTTAAAACAGCAAGACCAGAAAGTCGAAAGATATCTATGATAAAATAAGGTCATGGTTAACCCACAAAAAAATTAGAAGTATTAAATACATGTGAATGTAATTCTTCTGATTAAACCAATCATGCCCCAGTGAGTTGAGTAAACATTTACAAgcactttaaaaattcaaattaccATAATACCTCTTCGGGGACTATTGAAGAAGCGCATTCGGGAAAACTACTGGCGACACCAAGCCATGCACAGCAATGCTGTGGACGACCTTCTGGACCAAACATGGTATTACGGAAAACCTGTAATACAGttgaaaatcaaaataaaacacAAATTCCCAATGGCAAGAACTTACGCAGGAAGTAACTCTCTTTTGATCGGTAAACTCTGAAATATTATATGTTTTAAGGCAAAGACTCAGAAGCGCTTGAAGAAAAGAGGGAGAAGGAGCAAAGTCAAAGAGTGCAGATGGACCGACAAGAGATATTCACCAAGACTCCAAAATTTATGGAATAAAAAAGTCAGTGAACAGCATAAGTTCTTCAATCTCTTTTGCAAAACTTACTGTTGTAAGGTGTTGGTGATAGAAGTAAAGCTTTTTTAGACTCCCATATTTAGATAACAGGTATT
The sequence above is a segment of the Solanum dulcamara chromosome 11, daSolDulc1.2, whole genome shotgun sequence genome. Coding sequences within it:
- the LOC129872166 gene encoding protein NAP1 — translated: MTKPRQQFQAEDVLSTSPTAVRSREWEGPSRWTEYLGPDISSTIGPKASRNGSSDGSAHSSSGSTNKGLNMQWVNQLTQVAEGLMAKMYRFNQILDYPDVTGHAFSEAFWKSGVFPNHPKICILLSKKFPEHHSKLQLERIDKFALDAMNDGAEVHLQSLEPWIQLLLDLMAFREHALRLILDLSSTVITLLPHQNSLILHAFMDLFCAFVRVNIFSEKIPRKMMLQTYNLLHAMARNDRDCDFYHRLIQFVDSYDPPLKGLHEDLNFVSPRIGEVLEAVGPIIFLSTDTRKLRNEGFLSPFHPRYPDILTNSAHPMRAQDLANVTSYREWVLFGYLVCPDELLRVTSIDIASIVLKENLVLPLFRDEYILLHEDYQLYVLPRILESKKMAKSGRTKQKEADLEYSVAKQVEKMISEVHDQALFSSDAIHRERRIFLKQEIGRMVLFFSDQPSLLAPNIQMVYSALAFAQSEVLWYFQHVGISSSKSRAARMVPVEIDPSDPTIGFLLDGMDRLCCLVRKYIAAIRGYALSYLSSCAGRIRFLLGTPGMVALDLDATLKGLFQKIVQHLENIPKPQGENISAITCDLSELRKDWLSILMVVTSARSSINIRHLEKATVSTGKEGLLSEGNSAYNWSRCVDELEYLLSKYGSLKKLYFYHQHLTTVFRNTMFGPEGRPQHCCAWLGVASSFPECASSIVPEEVTKIGRDAVLYVESLIESIMGGLEGLINILDSEGGFGSLELQLFPEQAAHLMNLTSRISTPAAKSPRAMSGYHLPGYESYPENDNSIKMLEAAMQRLTNLCSVLNDMEPICVLNHVFVLREYMRECILGNFRRRLLAVLKTDNDLQRPTVLESLIRRHTAIVHLAEQHISMDLTQGIREILLTETFCGPVSSLHLFEKAAEQHTGSATETVCNWYIENVVKDVSGAGILFAPRHRCFKSTRPVGGYFAESVTDLRELKAFVRVFGGYGVDRLDRMMKEHTAALLNCIDTSLRANRDNLEAVAGSMHCGDRIDRDTNIKQIVDLDTMVGFCIQAGQAVAFDRLLAEAGTAVLEEGAPLIHSLLTAAAKHLPDEIPEKKEIRRLKRVANNFNIASDHDAEWVRSILEEVGGANDASWSLLPYLFATLMTSNIWNSSGFNVDTGGFSNNIYCLARCISAVIAGSEFVRLEREHHMKQSFSNGHVGETLDPETHNQITVETNIKSTMQLFVKFSSGIILDSWSENTRSHLVSKLIFLDQFCEISPYLPRSTLDAYVPYSIIRSIYSQYYGSSSPAPLALLSDSPRHSPAVSLAHSSPAMRQHRSDSTPQSNSNESGYFKPSSSHAQDHLYDTESGSIENKPRNIRCSGPLEYSATRKLKHVESSTSASTGPSPLPRFAMSRSGPISYK